In one Rugosibacter aromaticivorans genomic region, the following are encoded:
- a CDS encoding TIGR00645 family protein, whose translation MNRLINPLEKLIFASRWLQAPLYLGLIAAQGVYVYQFMHELANLISRVGSLDEAQVMLIVLGLIDVVMIANLLIMVIIGGYETFVSRLDLEDNPDQPEWLSHVNAGVLKVKLATALIGISSIHLLKSFINAEHLPDRVILWQVAIHLSFLISALAIAWTDRIMTTTLLSSKSAH comes from the coding sequence ATGAACCGCCTCATCAATCCCCTGGAAAAACTCATCTTCGCGAGCCGCTGGCTGCAAGCCCCGCTCTACCTTGGCCTGATTGCCGCACAGGGCGTGTATGTGTATCAATTCATGCACGAGCTGGCAAATTTGATATCCCGGGTCGGCAGCCTGGACGAAGCCCAGGTGATGCTGATTGTGCTCGGTCTGATCGACGTGGTGATGATCGCCAACCTGCTCATCATGGTCATCATCGGCGGCTATGAAACCTTCGTCTCGCGGCTTGATCTCGAAGACAATCCCGATCAGCCGGAATGGCTCTCGCACGTCAATGCCGGTGTACTCAAGGTCAAGCTGGCTACCGCCCTGATCGGCATTTCATCGATTCATCTGCTGAAATCGTTCATCAATGCCGAGCACCTGCCTGATCGGGTCATCCTGTGGCAGGTGGCTATTCATTTGTCGTTCCTGATCTCGGCCCTGGCCATTGCCTGGACCGACCGCATCATGACCACCACGTTGCTGTCCAGCAAGAGTGCGCACTGA
- a CDS encoding RNA-binding S4 domain-containing protein — protein MTDAPDPPQQRIDKWLWAARFCKTRRLAADAVDGGKVKLNGQPVKPSRELKCGDKLEIALGELRWVVCVRGINRQRRPATEARLLYEESPESIARRAQQQEIGKLAPMPGAALKGRPTKKAGRLIRGFNE, from the coding sequence ATGACTGATGCGCCGGACCCGCCACAGCAACGCATCGACAAGTGGCTGTGGGCGGCGCGCTTTTGCAAAACGCGCCGTCTGGCTGCCGATGCAGTCGATGGCGGCAAGGTGAAACTGAATGGTCAGCCTGTCAAGCCGTCGCGCGAACTCAAATGCGGGGACAAGCTGGAAATTGCGCTTGGCGAGCTGCGCTGGGTCGTTTGTGTGCGTGGCATCAACCGCCAGCGCCGCCCCGCAACCGAGGCGCGGTTGCTCTATGAAGAAAGCCCGGAGAGCATCGCCCGGCGTGCGCAGCAGCAGGAAATCGGCAAACTTGCGCCCATGCCGGGGGCTGCTCTCAAGGGCCGGCCGACAAAAAAGGCCGGGCGTCTGATACGTGGTTTCAATGAGTAA
- the murI gene encoding glutamate racemase produces the protein MLDSDDACGAPRQAVFCPSHRISRRLASADFSSPMIGVFDSGLGGLSVLAALVDALPHADFIYFADTAHVPYGNKSEAQIQARVLSIGEHLVHAGCTLLVVACNTATATAVEALRQAHPGIPVVGIEPGIKPAAQTSVSRRIAVLTTEATAKSERLAQLIRTHAAHVEVFIEPCPGWATQVEQLQLDDPALAADVRQRVLPLLEKGVDRLVLGCTHYSFLAPLLLDLAGSHATHASLVDVADAVARQAQRLAGPLAGGRGGLILQASAHPEKLHAALGRLHLSRLAARVKNRPATDSHKRRP, from the coding sequence TTGCTTGATAGCGACGATGCGTGTGGCGCCCCTCGTCAAGCGGTTTTCTGCCCATCACATCGCATATCCCGCCGTCTTGCCAGTGCCGACTTTTCCTCGCCCATGATCGGCGTCTTCGATTCCGGTCTCGGCGGCCTCTCGGTGCTGGCCGCGCTGGTCGACGCCCTGCCGCACGCCGACTTTATTTATTTTGCCGACACCGCCCATGTGCCGTATGGCAATAAAAGCGAAGCGCAGATTCAGGCGCGCGTGCTATCCATCGGCGAACATCTGGTGCATGCAGGCTGCACGCTGCTCGTCGTCGCCTGCAACACGGCCACAGCCACAGCCGTCGAAGCGCTGCGTCAGGCGCATCCCGGCATCCCGGTGGTGGGTATTGAGCCTGGCATCAAACCCGCTGCGCAAACCTCCGTCAGCCGCCGCATTGCCGTGCTGACCACCGAAGCCACAGCGAAAAGCGAACGTCTGGCACAACTGATCCGCACCCACGCAGCACACGTTGAGGTCTTCATCGAACCCTGCCCCGGCTGGGCCACGCAGGTCGAACAACTGCAACTCGACGATCCGGCGCTGGCCGCCGATGTCCGCCAGCGCGTATTGCCGCTACTGGAAAAAGGCGTGGATCGTCTGGTGCTGGGCTGCACGCATTACAGCTTTCTCGCGCCGCTGTTGCTCGACCTTGCCGGCTCACATGCCACACACGCCAGCCTGGTCGACGTCGCCGATGCCGTGGCGCGCCAGGCGCAACGGCTGGCCGGACCACTGGCCGGGGGACGCGGGGGACTCATCCTGCAAGCTTCGGCCCATCCGGAAAAACTGCACGCCGCGCTGGGCCGGCTGCATCTTTCCCGCCTCGCTGCGCGCGTCAAAAACCGGCCCGCAACCGACTCGCATAAGCGCCGTCCCTAA
- the acs gene encoding acetate--CoA ligase has protein sequence MAAYQALCREAEQDYTGYWARLAKEHVSWQKPFTQVLDESNAPFYQWFADGRLNVSYNCLDRHVDAGLGGKVALIFEADDGQVTRVTYKDLLGRVARFANGLKARGIRKGDRVLIYMPMSVEGVVAMQACARIGAIHSVVFGGFSAKSVHERIRDAGTVAVITADEQYRGGKNLPLKSVVDESLALGGCDSVRTVIVYRRTGGTCAMVAGRDVPWEEVVAGQPEICEPEWVDAEHPLFLLYTSGSTGQPKGVQHSSGGYLLHAILTTKWTFDLKPDDVFWCTADIGWVTGHTYVAYGPLACGGTQIVFEGVPVYPDAGRFWRMIQDHKVSIFYTAPTAIRSLIKAAETTPAVHPSKYDLSSLRLLGSVGEPINPAAWEWYYEHIGGGRCPIVDTFWQTETGGHMITPLPGVTTLVPGSCTLPFPGIQAAVVDEAGHELEWGKSGILVVTKPWPSMIRTIWGDPERFKKSYFPQDFHGKLYLAGDGASRDAETGYFTITGRIDDVLNISGHRMGTMEIESALVSNPLVAEAAVVGRPDDVTGEAICAFVVLKRARPAAEEAKNIANDLRNWVAKEIGPIAKPKEIRFGDNLPKTRSGKIMRRLLRSLAKGEAITQDVSTLENPQILDQLKQAS, from the coding sequence ATGGCGGCCTATCAGGCCTTGTGCCGTGAGGCGGAGCAGGACTACACCGGCTATTGGGCGCGCTTGGCCAAAGAGCACGTCAGCTGGCAAAAACCATTCACGCAGGTGCTGGATGAATCCAATGCGCCGTTTTACCAATGGTTCGCGGATGGCCGGCTGAATGTCTCGTATAACTGCCTTGATCGCCATGTCGACGCCGGCCTGGGCGGCAAGGTTGCGCTGATTTTTGAAGCCGACGATGGCCAGGTCACCCGGGTGACGTACAAGGATTTGCTGGGTCGTGTCGCCAGATTCGCTAATGGGCTGAAGGCGCGCGGCATCAGGAAAGGCGATCGGGTTCTGATCTATATGCCGATGTCGGTGGAAGGCGTGGTGGCCATGCAGGCCTGTGCCCGCATCGGGGCCATTCATTCGGTCGTGTTTGGCGGCTTTTCGGCCAAGAGCGTGCACGAACGCATTCGGGATGCCGGCACGGTCGCCGTGATTACCGCCGACGAACAATACCGGGGCGGTAAAAATCTGCCGTTGAAGTCCGTCGTGGATGAAAGCCTTGCGCTGGGCGGCTGCGATTCCGTCAGGACCGTGATTGTCTATCGCCGCACCGGCGGCACGTGCGCCATGGTGGCAGGCCGCGACGTGCCGTGGGAAGAAGTTGTCGCCGGCCAGCCGGAAATCTGCGAGCCGGAGTGGGTCGATGCCGAACACCCGCTGTTTCTGTTGTATACCTCGGGTTCCACCGGCCAGCCGAAAGGCGTGCAGCACAGCTCGGGCGGCTATTTGCTGCATGCCATCCTGACCACCAAGTGGACTTTCGATCTTAAGCCGGACGATGTTTTCTGGTGTACCGCCGACATCGGCTGGGTGACGGGGCATACCTATGTGGCGTATGGCCCGCTGGCATGCGGCGGCACGCAAATTGTTTTTGAAGGCGTGCCCGTGTACCCGGATGCGGGGCGCTTCTGGCGCATGATTCAGGATCACAAGGTCAGTATTTTCTACACGGCGCCGACGGCGATCCGTTCGCTGATCAAAGCCGCCGAAACAACACCGGCCGTGCATCCGTCGAAGTATGACCTGTCGTCGCTGCGCCTGCTGGGCTCGGTCGGCGAGCCGATCAATCCGGCGGCGTGGGAGTGGTATTACGAGCACATTGGCGGTGGCCGCTGCCCCATTGTTGACACCTTCTGGCAAACCGAAACCGGCGGCCACATGATTACCCCGCTGCCGGGCGTCACGACGCTGGTGCCGGGCTCCTGCACCTTGCCGTTCCCCGGCATTCAGGCGGCTGTTGTCGATGAAGCCGGGCATGAGCTTGAATGGGGCAAGAGTGGCATTCTGGTGGTGACCAAGCCCTGGCCGTCGATGATACGTACCATCTGGGGCGATCCCGAGCGGTTTAAAAAGTCCTATTTCCCGCAGGATTTCCATGGCAAGCTTTACCTTGCGGGCGACGGCGCCAGCCGGGATGCTGAAACCGGCTATTTCACTATTACCGGACGCATCGATGATGTGCTGAATATCTCCGGACATCGCATGGGCACCATGGAAATTGAATCGGCCCTGGTGTCCAATCCGCTGGTGGCCGAAGCCGCTGTGGTAGGCCGCCCCGATGATGTGACGGGCGAAGCGATCTGCGCCTTTGTGGTATTGAAGCGGGCGCGTCCCGCAGCGGAGGAGGCAAAGAACATCGCCAACGACTTGCGCAACTGGGTCGCCAAGGAAATCGGCCCCATTGCCAAGCCAAAGGAAATCCGTTTCGGCGACAACCTGCCCAAAACGCGGTCCGGAAAAATCATGCGCCGCCTGCTGCGCAGCCTGGCGAAAGGCGAGGCGATCACGCAGGATGTGTCGACGCTGGAAAATCCGCAGATTCTGGATCAGCTCAAGCAGGCATCGTGA
- a CDS encoding SHOCT domain-containing protein, translating into MNYAGGSGWMGLGWIFMILVWVLIILGVVALVRWLGTGSRDRHEAQRKTPLEILQERYARGEIEREEYEQKRRDLA; encoded by the coding sequence ATGAACTATGCAGGTGGGAGCGGGTGGATGGGCTTGGGCTGGATTTTCATGATTCTTGTCTGGGTACTGATTATTCTCGGCGTCGTCGCACTTGTTCGGTGGCTCGGGACGGGCAGCAGAGACCGCCATGAAGCACAGCGGAAAACGCCGCTCGAAATCCTCCAGGAACGTTATGCGCGTGGAGAGATCGAGCGGGAAGAGTATGAGCAGAAGCGCCGTGACCTTGCGTAG
- a CDS encoding methyltransferase family protein, which yields MIIRMHALELRIPPPAVAVLIAGAMWGISLLAPWFEVPAVIRVAAAVTIALAGGGLSLAGVTAFRRVSTTVNPMKPEMTSSLVCSGIYSVTRNPMYVGLLFFLVAWAVFLSSAWAAFGPLAFVLYINRFQIEPEERVLSAMFGTGYSAYKSKVRRWL from the coding sequence GTGATCATTCGCATGCACGCACTTGAGCTCAGGATTCCACCGCCGGCGGTTGCGGTGCTGATTGCAGGCGCCATGTGGGGAATTTCTTTGCTTGCCCCATGGTTTGAAGTGCCCGCCGTCATTCGTGTAGCCGCAGCGGTAACAATCGCTCTGGCTGGTGGTGGCCTCAGCCTCGCAGGTGTCACCGCGTTCCGGCGCGTGAGCACGACGGTCAACCCAATGAAGCCGGAAATGACATCTTCGCTAGTTTGCTCAGGCATTTACAGCGTTACCCGAAATCCCATGTACGTAGGTCTTCTCTTCTTTCTCGTCGCATGGGCAGTATTTCTGTCTTCTGCCTGGGCGGCGTTTGGGCCGTTGGCTTTTGTGCTCTACATAAACCGGTTTCAAATCGAACCCGAAGAAAGAGTGCTTTCAGCCATGTTCGGCACTGGCTACTCCGCTTACAAATCAAAAGTTCGCCGGTGGCTGTGA
- a CDS encoding DsrE/DsrF/TusD sulfur relay family protein: MKVLLILNNAPYGSEKTYNALRLAMALQKEQPQTEIYIFLLADSVTAALPVQVTPQGYYNIERMLKAVIGKGGQVKTCGACSEARGIQNLSLLEGVEISTMSQLAQWTAGSDKVLVF, translated from the coding sequence ATGAAGGTCTTGCTTATTCTGAATAACGCGCCGTACGGTTCCGAGAAAACCTACAACGCCTTGCGTCTTGCGATGGCACTGCAAAAGGAACAACCGCAGACTGAAATTTACATTTTTCTGCTGGCAGACTCGGTCACGGCCGCCTTGCCTGTTCAGGTGACTCCTCAAGGGTACTACAACATCGAGAGGATGCTTAAGGCTGTTATCGGGAAAGGTGGCCAAGTCAAAACTTGTGGAGCTTGCTCGGAAGCGCGTGGCATACAAAACTTGTCACTTCTCGAAGGAGTCGAAATCAGCACCATGAGTCAGCTGGCGCAATGGACTGCTGGGTCAGACAAAGTGTTGGTCTTTTAG
- a CDS encoding nitroreductase → MSEPMAMDAGAMDAGVVQAAVDAVMLGRKSVRAYLPREVPREMIADLLRMAARAPSGTNTQPWHVHVLSGETRNRLVAEACRAFDAGDTSHQPEYDYYPKEFFDPYLARRRKVGWDLYGLLGIAKGENEKIRAQHRKNYELFGAPVALMFVIDRRMAMGSWLDFGMFLQGVMLAARARGLDTCPQAAWIDYHRIVGKILGLGAQDQLVCGMALGYADPAAVVNTLVTERAKLEEFVRFHD, encoded by the coding sequence ATGAGTGAACCGATGGCTATGGATGCAGGTGCTATGGATGCAGGCGTGGTGCAGGCTGCAGTGGATGCAGTGATGCTGGGAAGAAAGTCGGTGCGTGCCTATTTGCCCAGGGAAGTGCCGCGCGAAATGATTGCCGATCTGTTGCGGATGGCGGCCCGCGCGCCCTCGGGAACCAACACGCAGCCATGGCATGTCCATGTGCTGAGCGGCGAGACGCGCAACCGGCTGGTCGCCGAAGCGTGCCGTGCGTTCGATGCGGGCGATACCAGCCACCAGCCCGAGTATGACTATTACCCGAAGGAATTTTTCGACCCCTATCTGGCGCGCCGCCGCAAGGTCGGCTGGGATCTTTACGGTCTGCTGGGCATCGCCAAGGGCGAGAACGAAAAGATTCGCGCCCAGCACCGCAAAAACTATGAGCTGTTTGGCGCACCGGTAGCGCTGATGTTCGTCATCGATCGCCGCATGGCGATGGGCAGCTGGCTTGATTTCGGCATGTTCTTGCAGGGCGTCATGCTCGCTGCCCGTGCCCGCGGGCTGGATACTTGTCCGCAGGCGGCATGGATCGATTACCACCGCATCGTCGGCAAGATTCTCGGCTTGGGTGCACAAGATCAGTTGGTGTGCGGCATGGCACTGGGCTATGCCGATCCAGCTGCTGTTGTGAACACGCTCGTGACTGAACGCGCCAAACTGGAGGAATTTGTCCGTTTTCATGACTGA
- a CDS encoding fumarate hydratase, which produces MNPIRQDDFIQSIADAFQFISYYHPLDFIRALGEAYDREESPAAKDAIAQILTNSRMAAEGHRPICQDTGIAVVFLKVGMNVRWDATLSLQEMVDEGVRRAYLDPDNPLRASVLSDPAGARKSTQDNTPAVVHYEIVPGNHVEVICAAKGGGSEAKTKFAMLNPSDDLVEWILKTVPTMGAGWCPPGILGIGIGGTPEKAMLLAKESIMAPCNIHELKARAARGEKLLRTEALRLEIHDKVNALGIGAQGLGGLTTVLDVKVLDYPTHAANLPVALIPNCAATRHIHFHLDGSGPAKLDPPKLADWPSVTWTPDTESATSVNLDMLTREQVAAWRPGQKLLLNGKMLTGRDAAHKRIADMLARGEKLPVDFTNRVIYYVGPVDPVRDEVVGPAGPTTATRMDKFTRTMLEQTGLIAMIGKSERGPVAIEAIKDNKSAYLMAVGGAAYLVAKAIKSARVAGFADLGMEAIYEFDVKDMPVTVAVDSTGASVHETGPKEWRAKIGKIPVAVA; this is translated from the coding sequence ATGAATCCGATTCGCCAAGACGACTTTATCCAGTCCATCGCCGATGCTTTTCAGTTCATCAGCTATTACCATCCGCTTGACTTTATCCGGGCCCTGGGTGAAGCGTATGACCGCGAAGAATCGCCCGCCGCGAAAGACGCCATCGCGCAGATTCTCACCAACAGCCGCATGGCCGCCGAAGGCCACCGTCCGATTTGCCAGGATACGGGCATTGCCGTCGTCTTTCTCAAAGTCGGCATGAACGTGCGCTGGGATGCCACGCTATCACTGCAAGAAATGGTCGATGAAGGCGTGCGCCGAGCCTATCTTGATCCGGACAACCCCTTGCGCGCATCCGTGTTGTCCGACCCCGCCGGCGCACGCAAAAGCACGCAAGACAATACGCCTGCCGTGGTGCATTACGAGATCGTTCCCGGGAACCACGTCGAAGTGATCTGTGCCGCCAAGGGCGGCGGCTCGGAAGCGAAAACCAAATTCGCCATGCTGAATCCGTCCGACGATCTGGTGGAATGGATACTCAAAACCGTGCCCACCATGGGCGCGGGCTGGTGTCCGCCGGGCATTTTGGGCATCGGCATCGGCGGTACGCCCGAAAAAGCCATGCTGCTGGCCAAAGAATCCATCATGGCGCCGTGCAATATTCACGAACTCAAGGCCCGCGCCGCGCGCGGCGAAAAATTGCTGCGCACGGAAGCACTACGTCTGGAAATTCATGACAAGGTCAATGCGCTGGGCATCGGCGCGCAGGGGCTGGGCGGGCTCACCACCGTGCTCGATGTGAAGGTGCTGGACTATCCGACGCATGCCGCCAATCTGCCGGTGGCGCTGATTCCCAACTGCGCCGCCACGCGCCACATTCACTTCCATCTGGATGGCTCCGGCCCGGCCAAACTTGATCCGCCCAAACTGGCCGATTGGCCATCGGTCACCTGGACGCCGGATACAGAATCAGCCACCAGCGTGAATCTGGATATGCTGACCCGCGAACAAGTTGCCGCCTGGAGGCCGGGGCAAAAACTGCTCCTCAACGGCAAAATGCTTACCGGACGGGACGCCGCGCACAAGCGCATTGCCGACATGCTGGCTCGAGGCGAAAAACTGCCGGTCGACTTTACCAACCGCGTCATCTACTACGTCGGTCCGGTCGATCCGGTGCGCGATGAAGTCGTCGGTCCGGCCGGGCCGACCACGGCCACGCGCATGGACAAGTTCACGCGCACCATGCTGGAACAAACCGGCCTCATTGCCATGATAGGCAAATCCGAGCGCGGCCCGGTAGCAATCGAAGCCATCAAGGACAACAAGTCCGCCTACCTGATGGCCGTCGGCGGCGCGGCGTATCTGGTGGCCAAGGCGATCAAGTCGGCCAGGGTGGCGGGCTTTGCGGATCTCGGCATGGAAGCGATTTACGAGTTCGATGTCAAGGACATGCCCGTGACGGTGGCCGTGGATTCAACTGGCGCCTCGGTACACGAAACCGGGCCAAAGGAATGGCGGGCGAAGATCGGCAAGATTCCTGTCGCTGTTGCTTGA
- a CDS encoding class I SAM-dependent methyltransferase, translating to MQPKEHWERVYSTKASDAVSWFQAHAALSLRLIRDTGVPRSASIMDVGGGASTLVDDLLLDGYTALTVLDLSAAALSAAKRRLDSRAAGVQWVEANITTAALPVHAYDVWHDQAVFHFLTAPAERQAYVEAVLRSVKPSGQVIVATFDEDGPAQCSGLPVMRYSANELHTEFGSSFILLQHEKEEHRTLFGTVQKCVYCHCRKSSSCDHSHART from the coding sequence ATGCAGCCAAAAGAACACTGGGAACGCGTGTATTCGACCAAGGCGTCTGACGCGGTGAGCTGGTTTCAAGCGCATGCAGCGCTGTCCTTGCGCTTGATCCGGGATACCGGAGTTCCGCGCTCAGCGTCCATCATGGATGTTGGTGGCGGAGCATCCACACTGGTGGATGATCTCTTGCTCGACGGATATACGGCACTGACCGTGCTCGACCTGTCGGCGGCGGCGCTCTCGGCCGCAAAGCGGCGCCTGGACTCGCGTGCTGCCGGCGTGCAATGGGTGGAAGCAAACATCACGACTGCTGCGCTTCCTGTCCATGCCTATGACGTATGGCACGACCAGGCAGTCTTCCACTTCCTGACTGCACCGGCCGAACGGCAGGCCTACGTTGAAGCCGTCCTGCGTTCGGTCAAGCCGAGCGGACAAGTCATCGTTGCCACCTTTGACGAAGACGGCCCTGCACAATGCAGTGGCTTGCCGGTCATGCGCTACAGTGCCAATGAGCTGCATACCGAGTTCGGGTCCTCCTTCATCTTGCTTCAGCACGAGAAAGAAGAACACCGCACACTCTTTGGCACCGTGCAGAAGTGTGTCTATTGCCATTGCCGCAAATCCTCTTCGTGTGATCATTCGCATGCACGCACTTGA